The genomic window ATGCTTTGTTGTCCCCCCCACCCCCCCTGCTCTCTTCtcttgatttaaatttttaaatggcCGCATACTGATGTCATGCCAACGGACATATCCTCAATAAAAACCCTCTTCACCCCATCAAAAGCCAAAGAAATCCCTTCTCTCGGTGCATTCTAGCATGGCAGCTCAAGAAGGGTCTGAGGCCTCGGTTGCTAGCTCCTCTACGGCGCCCAACAACTGGTGGGAGGTTCATACGAACCCTctctcctcttggaacaccatgaGCCGGTGGCAGCCTCCGAACCACCATTCCAACTCCTCTTGTGACGAGGACATCTCCAACACCACCACGTCGTTCACCAACACCTCCAACCATTCGGGCCTCACCATGGACTCGTCCTCTGCCAATCTCTCCGGCGAACCAGTTGAGAACAACTTGTGGAGCCAAGTTCTGTTGTGAGTACAGTTTATAGCCTTGTATTGATTGAACTTAGTGGATAAGgaatctatgattttttttttgtcttttttttttttttaataagaaggATCTAACTATGTAACTAGTGGTTCAAACTTAAGGGAGaataatatagataaaaattctgttggtgcaaacaGATGGAGATCTAAAGAAGTCTCCAGCAATTAGCAGCAAAAATAGAGGAGAGGCTAACCTAGGTGCATACAGCGAAAACTGTAATATGATGATACCTTTGTATCTTTTCTCCAAAAAGATCtttatatatttcttttaatatttcattaGTTATTATGCTTTTTGAAGTAGTTCAGGTAATAGTTAAGCAAATCAAACTTTCCTACCTGATCGTTAAATGTGGATATATCAAATTTTAACCAATTATAGAACTCAGGAATCAGTTACTTCTTGTTCATATGATCATTAAATGTTAAGCACCATAAGTATATATCTTAGAGGTAAGCTTGATAACTTGGCCTTTCAGAAATGTTGGAACTGGTGGAGACCTGCACAACAATCATGAAAATGGAGAGAACTTCCTCGAGGTGCTGACCTCCAAGAGCATGACGACAGAGATATTCGACCCAGCCTGTGATTACCTCAAGAAGATGGACAGTAGTTGGGAGTTCACGCAACAATCTTCCCTCAACAGCTTGGATAAACAGTTGACAAGCTATCATGGAAGCATCATGGGGCCTGAAAGAATGACAAACTTATCGGATTTGGTTAGCAACTGGTCCATCGCTCCTCCAAATCCACAGCTCAATCCACCATCGACGTGCAACGTTTCAATTAATCCCTCTTTAGCTCAGTACTCCACGTCAAATATTTCTCATATCAAGCACGAGATTCCTCATTCGCCATCATATCCTGGCAGTGGAATGGGAGGAGAGACGAATACAGGCTACGTTCCATGTTATGACCATGATACGAAAGAAGAAAGCCAACATCATCAGGACATGGGAGCTTCCATGCCTTCATTTCTAAGGCCGTTTAGTACTAACAATATTGGATACCAGACTGGTGTCAGCAATTTACTTATGGGCCTCAACAACAAATTCTGCAGTGGGATGACAGACGTGCCATGGTCTAACACGAGGAATTTGTCAGACCTTATCTCTTTTACTGACTCTTTGAACAAGCCAGCAGTGGACTTAAGAGCCTCCAAGTCTTATATAAAAGTCTCAGATTCATCTGATAATAAGAAGCAAGTCTTCGATAATTCATCAGTAAGTGCCATCAATATTTCGTTATTCAAATTATTATCGATATGCTGATTGATAATTTACAGCATCTCAACAGTTCTttagtattttttcttttttttcattatgGGTGAAAAATAAGAGTTCAATTTGTTACTTGTAGACGAGAGGAAATGGGAGAAGCAGTGCAACAACAAGtgaagggaaaaagaaaagatcagATGACAGTTCAGAAACTCTGTTCAAGAAATCTAAACATGAGAACTCGACTACATCATCTCTCAAGGTAAGCTGTAAATATCCAAGTCCGGTAGAAGAAATGTTAACTGATTCGTATTTCTTCATTTCATTTCCTAGTTTCCACATTCATTTAATTAAAGTGGAAGGTAATTGAATAGAGCCAATGGAGATCATGCCTCTTCTTAAATGCTGGCCCTTCTCTAAGTGCTTGCACTAGGGAGAAATCCAGTTCGACTGGGGATGGTGGCACTCTGAACATTATTttcaaaagcaaaagaaaaaaaagaaacaaaccaTATTGTTTAAAAACTCAATCAGtacagtagaaaaataaaaagtaattttCTCCATCCAGTTGCAGGCACCTAAAGTAAAGTTGGGAGATAAAATCACTGCACTCCAACAAATTGTGTCACCTTTTGGAAAGGTATTTTACAGATGTATTAAAATGTGTTTATTCCCTGCCAAACaacatcaaattttctaaatttatcttttttttcgaTTTCAGACTGATACTGCATCAGTACTATATGAGGCAATCAATTATATCAGATTTTTGCAGGAGCAAGTACAGGTAACACTGTCGACTGCCTTTAATTTCCAGTACCTAGTGACGATTGAAGTGCAAGCAGTGAAGCGTGTTTTTAGTAGTTACCATGGCAACTATAGTTCTGTTTCTCACTACCCTGCTGCTTTATTACATTCATGTGCAAGTGTTTCCCAGCATGTTACAGTAACACAATACCTGGTTATAATTGAAGGTGTCAAGCTAATTATAAGCGTTAATTTGACTCCATTCCCGCTTCAACTGTTGATAAGAAGCTGGATGTTAGCAAGCTATGACTGCTCCAGTAATTGAATTTGGGACTAAAATAAAACTTTATATTGTTTAGGTTTCTAGCTCATTCATTATAAGTATACATGAAGGGGCTTACTAATTTTTCTGCTATTGTTAGCACCATTTTTGATGCTACTTGAAGGCATTGTCTCCTCCAAACAATTTATGATAACTCTTTATGATACTCATGCAGTTGCTCAGTGACCCATACATGAAGTCAGGAGCTTGCAAGGTACTGAAAGATTTAATCCACTGTTGAGACTTAAGATTAGTACATATTACTATGGATCAATAAATATATTGGTTT from Elaeis guineensis isolate ETL-2024a chromosome 4, EG11, whole genome shotgun sequence includes these protein-coding regions:
- the LOC105031957 gene encoding uncharacterized protein, with translation MAAQEGSEASVASSSTAPNNWWEVHTNPLSSWNTMSRWQPPNHHSNSSCDEDISNTTTSFTNTSNHSGLTMDSSSANLSGEPVENNLWSQVLLNVGTGGDLHNNHENGENFLEVLTSKSMTTEIFDPACDYLKKMDSSWEFTQQSSLNSLDKQLTSYHGSIMGPERMTNLSDLVSNWSIAPPNPQLNPPSTCNVSINPSLAQYSTSNISHIKHEIPHSPSYPGSGMGGETNTGYVPCYDHDTKEESQHHQDMGASMPSFLRPFSTNNIGYQTGVSNLLMGLNNKFCSGMTDVPWSNTRNLSDLISFTDSLNKPAVDLRASKSYIKVSDSSDNKKQVFDNSSTRGNGRSSATTSEGKKKRSDDSSETLFKKSKHENSTTSSLKLQAPKVKLGDKITALQQIVSPFGKTDTASVLYEAINYIRFLQEQVQLLSDPYMKSGACKDHNTWGGLERKDKSEPKLDLRSRGLCLVPISCTPQAYRDNNGPDYWTPPYRSCLYR